One segment of Haemophilus influenzae DNA contains the following:
- a CDS encoding GNAT family N-acetyltransferase, producing the protein MINENLAYLRVLPLEDVKIERSSFSCSVEPLENYFHKYVSQDVKKGLAKCFVLINEQQSRIVGYYTLSALSIPIADIPQERISKGVPYPNIPAVLIGRLAIDTNFQKQGYGKFLIVDAIHKIKNATVAATILVVEAKNDDASSFYERLGFIEFKEFGGTHRKLFYPLTKLIK; encoded by the coding sequence ATGATAAATGAAAATTTAGCATATTTAAGAGTATTACCCTTAGAAGATGTAAAGATTGAGAGAAGTTCATTTTCTTGTTCAGTTGAACCTTTAGAAAACTACTTTCATAAGTACGTTTCTCAAGATGTAAAAAAAGGGCTTGCAAAGTGTTTTGTGCTTATAAATGAACAACAATCTAGGATTGTTGGCTATTACACTTTATCGGCATTATCAATACCAATTGCAGATATACCACAAGAACGAATAAGTAAAGGTGTACCATATCCTAATATTCCTGCTGTTTTAATAGGGCGATTAGCCATTGATACGAATTTCCAGAAGCAAGGGTATGGAAAGTTTCTAATTGTAGACGCCATTCATAAGATTAAGAATGCTACGGTAGCTGCTACAATTTTAGTCGTTGAAGCAAAAAATGATGATGCCAGCTCGTTTTATGAACGATTAGGGTTTATTGAATTTAAAGAATTTGGAGGAACACACAGAAAGTTATTTTATCCGCTAACAAAATTAATAAAATAG
- a CDS encoding DUF1778 domain-containing protein: protein MKTQVTKARLEAKVNIDIYELLKQAAAITGRTLTDFVVSVAYEEAKKTISEHQVLRLAVNDQALLIESLSKPFEPNQSMKNALNMYEAYLSITGKNNDK from the coding sequence ATGAAAACACAAGTAACAAAAGCTAGATTGGAGGCTAAAGTAAACATAGATATATATGAATTACTAAAACAAGCGGCTGCAATTACAGGGCGAACATTAACCGACTTTGTGGTAAGTGTAGCTTACGAGGAAGCCAAAAAGACCATTTCAGAACATCAAGTTTTACGTTTAGCAGTGAATGATCAAGCATTGCTGATTGAAAGTCTAAGTAAACCATTTGAGCCTAATCAATCAATGAAAAATGCGCTTAATATGTATGAAGCATATCTATCTATTACAGGAAAAAATAATGATAAATGA
- the yegQ gene encoding tRNA 5-hydroxyuridine modification protein YegQ, protein MTTQFKPELLSPAGSLKNMRYAFAYGADAVYAGQPRYSLRVRNNEFNHANLKIGIDEAHSLGKKFYVVVNIAPHNSKLKTFIKDLQPVIDMKPDALIMSDPGLIMLVRENFPNIDIHLSVQANAVNWATVKFWKQMGLTRVILSRELSIDEIAEIRQQVPDIELEIFVHGALCMAYSGRCLLSGYINKRDPNQGTCTNACRWEYKMEEGTTDEVGNIVPKIDPAQQIEVKNVAPTLGEGAVTDKVFLYTESQKPDEQMTAFEDEHGTYFMNSKDLRAVQHVEKLTALGVHSLKIEGRTKSFYYCARTAQVYRKAIDDAAAGKPFDENLMDTLESLAHRGYTEGFLRRHTHDEYQNYEYGYSISDRQQFVGEFTGKRNEQGMAEVAVKNKFLLGDKVEMMTPQGNINFKIEKMLNRKNEAVDAALGDGHFVFLNVPQDINLNYALLMRNLVNTNTRNPHSN, encoded by the coding sequence ATGACAACCCAATTCAAACCTGAATTACTTTCCCCTGCAGGCTCTCTTAAAAATATGCGCTATGCGTTTGCTTATGGTGCAGATGCCGTTTATGCAGGCCAACCTCGTTATAGCTTGCGCGTGCGTAACAATGAATTTAATCACGCCAATTTAAAAATCGGGATCGATGAAGCCCATTCCCTTGGCAAAAAATTCTATGTAGTGGTAAACATTGCGCCCCATAATTCCAAACTCAAAACTTTTATTAAAGATTTACAACCTGTCATCGATATGAAACCAGATGCTTTAATTATGTCTGACCCAGGCTTAATTATGTTGGTGCGTGAAAATTTCCCTAATATTGATATTCATCTTTCTGTGCAAGCAAATGCGGTAAACTGGGCAACAGTGAAATTCTGGAAACAAATGGGATTAACTCGTGTGATTTTATCGCGCGAACTTTCAATCGATGAAATTGCTGAAATTCGCCAACAGGTGCCAGATATTGAACTCGAAATTTTCGTACATGGTGCGTTATGTATGGCGTATTCTGGTCGTTGCTTGCTTTCTGGCTATATCAACAAACGCGATCCAAACCAAGGCACTTGCACTAATGCTTGCCGTTGGGAATACAAAATGGAAGAAGGCACCACCGATGAAGTGGGCAACATTGTGCCAAAAATCGATCCTGCTCAACAAATTGAAGTGAAAAATGTTGCTCCAACCTTAGGCGAGGGTGCGGTAACGGATAAAGTCTTCCTTTATACCGAATCACAAAAGCCTGACGAGCAAATGACGGCGTTTGAAGATGAACACGGCACCTACTTTATGAATTCAAAAGATCTACGTGCCGTACAACACGTGGAAAAATTGACCGCACTTGGTGTGCATTCTTTAAAAATCGAAGGTCGTACTAAATCATTTTATTATTGTGCAAGAACTGCTCAAGTTTACCGCAAGGCAATTGATGACGCGGCAGCAGGCAAACCATTTGATGAAAATTTAATGGATACATTAGAATCCCTTGCACACCGTGGTTATACCGAAGGTTTCTTACGTCGTCATACGCATGATGAATACCAAAACTACGAATATGGCTATTCTATTTCTGATCGTCAGCAATTTGTCGGTGAATTTACCGGTAAACGTAACGAACAAGGTATGGCTGAAGTGGCAGTAAAAAACAAATTCTTACTTGGCGACAAGGTAGAAATGATGACGCCACAAGGCAATATTAATTTCAAAATTGAAAAAATGCTAAATCGTAAAAATGAAGCAGTTGATGCAGCACTAGGTGATGGGCATTTTGTATTCTTAAATGTGCCACAAGATATTAACTTAAATTACGCTTTATTAATGCGTAATTTAGTTAATACAAATACAAGAAATCCACATTCTAATTAA
- a CDS encoding MFS transporter gives MNTQNSLKQVATATMVGTAIEYFDNYIYAMAAVLVFNHQFFHAADPLSGQIAALSTLALTFIARPLGAILFGHFGDRFGRKNTFVMSLLLMGVSTVVIGLLPTYDSIGIWATILLCLCRIGQGIGLGGEWGGAALVAVENAPEGKRGWYGTFPQLGAPLGLLLANGVFLGITAIFGQEAMAEWAWRIPFLSSVILVAIGLYVRLKLTEAPIFLAALNKPQPKRLPMLEVVTTHFKPFFLGMLVCIAGYVLFYIMIAFSQIYAKSAPTVSEAGYAMGLGFSPQIFTALLMASAVSLAITIALSGKYIDKIGRRTWLIWTTVGVAIFSLSLPLFLENGTTASLFWFLIIGMGLIGMGYGPLASFLPELFPTHARYSGASLTYNIAGLFGASVAAVIALPLNANYGLKGVGIYLTLNAVLSLVGLWFISETKDKLLS, from the coding sequence ATGAATACGCAAAATAGTCTAAAACAGGTTGCGACGGCAACGATGGTCGGCACCGCAATTGAGTATTTCGATAACTACATTTACGCAATGGCTGCGGTATTGGTATTTAACCATCAATTCTTCCATGCCGCAGATCCACTTTCAGGGCAGATTGCCGCCCTTTCCACTTTAGCACTCACTTTTATTGCTCGTCCTTTGGGAGCAATATTGTTCGGGCATTTCGGTGACCGTTTCGGGCGGAAAAATACTTTTGTGATGAGCTTGCTGTTGATGGGCGTTTCCACTGTTGTTATTGGTTTGTTGCCAACTTATGACAGCATCGGTATTTGGGCAACAATTTTGCTCTGTTTGTGTCGCATCGGGCAAGGTATCGGTTTAGGCGGAGAGTGGGGCGGTGCAGCGTTAGTTGCGGTCGAAAATGCTCCCGAAGGTAAACGAGGTTGGTATGGCACATTTCCACAGCTTGGAGCACCACTTGGCTTGTTGTTGGCAAATGGCGTATTCTTAGGCATTACTGCAATTTTTGGGCAAGAAGCTATGGCGGAATGGGCGTGGAGGATACCGTTTTTATCTTCCGTTATCTTAGTGGCAATTGGCTTATATGTTCGCCTAAAACTAACTGAAGCCCCGATTTTCCTCGCCGCACTCAACAAACCCCAACCAAAACGCTTACCAATGTTGGAAGTTGTCACTACTCATTTTAAGCCGTTTTTCTTAGGAATGTTGGTTTGCATCGCAGGCTATGTGCTGTTCTATATTATGATTGCCTTTAGCCAAATTTATGCAAAATCTGCCCCAACAGTATCAGAAGCCGGCTATGCAATGGGATTAGGATTTTCCCCGCAAATTTTCACCGCTTTATTGATGGCAAGTGCGGTTTCTTTGGCAATAACTATTGCACTTTCGGGTAAATATATCGATAAAATCGGACGAAGAACTTGGTTAATTTGGACAACTGTTGGCGTTGCGATTTTTAGTTTATCCTTACCGTTATTTCTCGAAAACGGTACAACTGCTAGTCTGTTTTGGTTTTTAATCATCGGTATGGGCTTAATTGGAATGGGCTATGGGCCATTAGCGAGTTTTTTACCTGAACTCTTCCCCACTCATGCTCGCTATTCAGGAGCCTCTTTAACCTATAATATTGCAGGCTTATTCGGGGCAAGCGTGGCTGCTGTGATTGCTTTACCACTCAACGCCAACTATGGTTTAAAAGGCGTGGGCATTTATTTAACCCTAAACGCTGTATTGAGCTTGGTCGGGTTGTGGTTTATTTCAGAAACGAAAGATAAATTACTATCCTAA
- the thiE gene encoding thiamine phosphate synthase, producing MQNIQKILPLYFVAGTQDCRHLGENLSENLLFVLKQALEGGITCFQFRDKGKFSLEHTPSAQKALAINCRDLCREYGVPFIVDDNVDLALEIEADGIHVGQSDMPVQEIRAKTDKPLIIGWSVNRLDEANIGENLAEIDYFGIGPIFPTQSKENPKPTLGMAFIQTLRNAGITKPLVAIGGVKLAHVKTLREFGADGVAVITAISQAENVKAATKALREASDEYAK from the coding sequence ATGCAAAACATTCAAAAAATCTTACCGCTTTACTTTGTGGCAGGCACGCAAGATTGCCGTCATTTGGGCGAGAACTTGTCAGAAAATTTATTATTCGTGCTAAAACAAGCGTTAGAAGGCGGGATTACCTGCTTTCAATTTCGGGATAAAGGCAAATTTTCGTTAGAACATACGCCCTCAGCACAGAAGGCGCTGGCGATTAATTGTCGTGATTTGTGCCGTGAATATGGCGTACCGTTTATTGTGGACGACAACGTTGATTTGGCGTTGGAAATCGAGGCGGATGGTATTCACGTTGGGCAAAGCGATATGCCTGTGCAAGAGATTCGAGCTAAAACAGATAAACCGCTGATTATTGGTTGGTCGGTGAATCGTTTAGATGAGGCGAATATTGGGGAAAATTTAGCGGAAATTGATTATTTTGGAATTGGCCCGATTTTTCCAACGCAATCAAAAGAGAATCCGAAGCCAACGCTAGGAATGGCGTTTATTCAAACTTTGCGAAATGCGGGCATAACTAAACCGCTTGTGGCAATTGGTGGAGTGAAGTTAGCTCACGTTAAAACCTTACGAGAATTTGGTGCGGACGGTGTGGCAGTAATTACAGCCATCAGCCAAGCAGAAAATGTTAAAGCAGCAACAAAAGCATTACGGGAGGCAAGCGATGAATACGCAAAATAG
- the thiD gene encoding bifunctional hydroxymethylpyrimidine kinase/phosphomethylpyrimidine kinase, whose translation MSNVKQVLTIAGSDSGGGAGIQADLKTFQMQGVFGTSVITAVTAQNTLGVFDIHSIPLKTIQAQLEAVKNDFQIASCKIGMLGNAEIIECVADFLADKPFGTLVLDPVMIAKGGAPLLQQQAVSVLSQKLLLLTDVITPNIPEAEALTGIAIVDDTSIQQAAKALQKQGAKNVIIKGGHSLNSQSELCQDWILLQNGEYFALQSPRFDTPHTHGTGCTFSACLTAELAKGEPLQSAVQTAKDFITAAISHPLNIGHGHGPTNHWAYSRL comes from the coding sequence ATGAGTAATGTGAAACAAGTTTTAACCATCGCAGGGTCAGACAGTGGCGGCGGGGCAGGCATTCAGGCGGATCTTAAAACCTTCCAAATGCAAGGCGTGTTTGGTACTTCAGTAATCACGGCAGTTACGGCACAAAATACCCTTGGCGTATTTGATATTCACTCTATTCCACTGAAAACAATTCAAGCGCAACTGGAAGCGGTCAAAAATGACTTCCAAATTGCAAGTTGCAAAATTGGTATGCTGGGCAATGCAGAAATTATTGAATGCGTGGCAGATTTTCTTGCTGATAAACCATTCGGCACGCTGGTGCTAGACCCAGTGATGATCGCCAAAGGTGGGGCACCGTTATTGCAACAGCAAGCGGTGAGTGTGTTAAGCCAAAAATTGCTGCTGTTGACAGACGTGATTACACCGAACATTCCCGAAGCGGAAGCTTTAACGGGGATTGCGATTGTGGACGACACCAGTATTCAACAAGCCGCAAAAGCCTTGCAAAAACAGGGAGCGAAGAATGTGATTATTAAGGGTGGACATTCGCTCAATTCGCAAAGTGAGCTGTGCCAAGATTGGATCCTTTTACAAAACGGCGAATATTTCGCTTTGCAAAGTCCACGTTTTGATACGCCTCATACGCACGGCACAGGCTGCACCTTTTCTGCCTGTTTAACCGCTGAATTGGCAAAAGGTGAACCGTTGCAAAGTGCGGTGCAAACAGCGAAAGATTTTATTACCGCTGCGATTTCTCACCCGTTGAATATCGGGCATGGACATGGACCAACCAATCATTGGGCTTACAGTCGCCTTTAA
- the thiM gene encoding hydroxyethylthiazole kinase: MKSIYLSKIREQNPLIHNITNIVAANFSANGLLALGASPLMSANVEEMQEVPKISQALVINIGTLIGKEREAMLLAGKTANAVGIPVVLDPVGVGATSYRRETIRELLAEVKFALIRGNAGELAAIAGEAWQAKGVDAGQGEVDLKAVAEKVAQRHGCTVLISGMVDIVSDGTQTATIHNGTPLFPKVTASGCLLSAVCAAFLAVSEGNYFSATLEACVAYTIAGERAAQGLTTQVGQFQIRLLDELAAISPEIIEQRGRINE; the protein is encoded by the coding sequence ATGAAATCCATCTATCTATCCAAAATCCGTGAGCAGAATCCGCTCATTCATAACATCACCAACATTGTGGCAGCGAATTTTAGTGCCAATGGCTTGTTGGCATTGGGGGCTTCGCCATTGATGTCGGCGAATGTCGAAGAAATGCAGGAAGTACCGAAAATCAGTCAAGCGTTGGTCATTAATATCGGCACGCTGATTGGAAAGGAGCGAGAGGCGATGTTATTAGCGGGCAAAACCGCGAATGCGGTTGGGATTCCTGTGGTGTTAGATCCTGTTGGTGTGGGGGCAACTAGCTATCGCCGTGAGACCATTCGTGAGCTTTTAGCCGAGGTAAAATTTGCTCTGATTCGTGGCAATGCAGGTGAACTGGCTGCGATTGCAGGAGAAGCATGGCAGGCAAAAGGTGTAGATGCAGGGCAGGGCGAAGTGGATTTAAAAGCCGTTGCCGAGAAAGTGGCTCAACGCCATGGCTGTACGGTGTTGATTAGCGGAATGGTGGATATTGTCAGCGATGGCACACAAACTGCGACCATTCACAACGGCACGCCATTGTTCCCGAAAGTCACGGCTTCGGGGTGTCTGTTGAGTGCCGTGTGTGCGGCTTTTTTAGCGGTAAGTGAAGGGAATTATTTTTCTGCGACATTAGAAGCCTGTGTAGCATACACCATTGCTGGCGAGCGTGCGGCGCAAGGCTTAACCACACAAGTGGGACAGTTCCAAATCCGTTTGTTGGACGAACTTGCTGCCATTTCCCCTGAAATCATTGAACAAAGAGGACGCATCAATGAGTAA
- the tenA gene encoding thiaminase II, whose amino-acid sequence MIEQLIQQAQPYWQQYIEHEFVQQLAKGTLPKACFQHYLKQDYLYLFHYSRAFALGVYKAKNFAEMEIPRKTLEILCQEIQLHLNYCRQWGISEQEIFATQESAACIAYTRYLLDCGMTGGLAELYAAVTPCALGYAQVARYITQHYPRLPNNPYQTWIDTYTSEEFQQSAQETVDFLTALCKPLNPSQLAEIQQIFTTATRMEIAFWQMGLDLA is encoded by the coding sequence ATGATTGAACAACTCATTCAACAAGCTCAACCTTATTGGCAACAATATATTGAACACGAATTTGTGCAACAGCTAGCAAAAGGTACGCTGCCAAAAGCTTGTTTTCAGCATTATTTGAAGCAAGATTACCTCTATCTGTTCCACTATAGTCGAGCCTTTGCTTTGGGTGTATATAAAGCAAAAAATTTTGCGGAAATGGAAATTCCTCGCAAAACGTTAGAGATACTCTGCCAAGAAATTCAATTGCATTTAAATTATTGCCGCCAATGGGGCATTAGCGAACAAGAGATTTTTGCTACTCAAGAAAGTGCCGCTTGTATTGCTTATACCCGCTATTTGCTTGATTGCGGCATGACGGGCGGTTTAGCTGAGCTTTATGCAGCCGTGACCCCTTGTGCTTTGGGTTACGCTCAAGTTGCCCGTTACATTACTCAGCATTATCCTCGCTTACCGAACAACCCTTATCAAACGTGGATTGACACCTATACGAGCGAGGAATTTCAACAATCCGCCCAAGAAACCGTTGATTTTCTTACAGCACTTTGCAAACCGCTAAACCCAAGCCAACTTGCCGAGATTCAACAGATTTTCACCACCGCAACCAGAATGGAAATTGCGTTTTGGCAAATGGGGTTGGATTTGGCATAA
- a CDS encoding ABC transporter substrate-binding protein has translation MKTIIRYFSFVMGLMLTLPSLAKEKISIMLDWYVNPDHAAIIVAQQKGFFEKNNLEVEIIEPADPALPPKLAAAGKVDLAVSYQPQLYQQVAEGLPLVRVGSLISNPLNSVVVLKKSNLKSLADLKGKKVGYSVSGFEDRLLDTMLHSIGLSNKDVELVNVNWSLSPSLLTGQVDAVIGAFRNFELNQLALEKQEGIAFFPEQYGVPAYDELILVTNKNSITDKKTSAFLTALEQATDYLQAHPNEAWQAFVSYKPNELNTPLNQLAWKDTLPFLANKPRQLDVKRYQQMAEFMQQKGLIPKALALKEYAVEIK, from the coding sequence ATGAAGACAATCATCCGTTATTTCAGCTTTGTAATGGGGCTAATGCTCACGCTTCCTAGCTTGGCAAAGGAGAAAATCAGCATAATGCTAGATTGGTATGTAAACCCCGATCACGCTGCCATTATTGTGGCTCAACAAAAAGGCTTTTTTGAAAAAAATAACCTTGAGGTTGAAATTATCGAACCTGCTGATCCCGCATTACCGCCGAAATTAGCGGCGGCAGGAAAAGTTGATTTAGCCGTGAGTTATCAACCTCAGCTTTATCAACAAGTGGCAGAAGGCTTACCTTTAGTGCGAGTGGGTTCACTGATTTCAAATCCATTAAATAGCGTAGTGGTACTAAAAAAGAGCAATTTGAAAAGCCTTGCTGATTTAAAAGGTAAAAAAGTGGGGTATTCTGTCAGCGGTTTTGAAGATAGATTGCTTGATACAATGCTTCATTCTATTGGTTTAAGCAATAAAGATGTGGAATTAGTGAATGTAAATTGGTCGCTTTCGCCCTCTCTTTTAACTGGACAAGTGGATGCTGTGATTGGTGCATTTCGTAATTTTGAACTCAATCAGCTTGCTTTAGAAAAGCAAGAAGGTATCGCATTCTTCCCTGAACAATATGGCGTGCCTGCTTATGATGAATTGATTTTAGTTACCAATAAAAACAGCATAACAGATAAAAAAACATCTGCATTTTTAACCGCACTTGAACAAGCCACCGACTATCTGCAAGCTCACCCCAATGAAGCGTGGCAAGCCTTTGTAAGCTATAAACCGAACGAACTCAACACGCCATTAAACCAACTAGCGTGGAAAGACACGCTCCCCTTCTTAGCCAATAAACCTCGCCAATTAGACGTTAAACGTTATCAACAAATGGCAGAATTTATGCAACAAAAAGGCTTAATTCCAAAAGCCTTAGCGTTGAAAGAATATGCGGTAGAAATTAAATAA
- a CDS encoding ABC transporter permease: protein MKIRLLKPLLIVGMLLMLWQMVATLGSFPHYIFPSPQAVGQQLFTHAELLWQHTQVTLLEICLGLLLGFLFGLISALLLSFSRQISAVLLPILVISQAIPVFAIAPLLVLWFGYGMASKIVMSVLIIYFPVTAACYDGLRNAPQAWLDLAKTFNISPLRLLLKVRLPAALPAFASGLRIAVSVAPIGAVVGEWVGSSEGLGYLMIHANARMQVDLMFAALLILVSISLCLYFSIDRLLHRFIWSV, encoded by the coding sequence ATGAAAATTCGCCTACTTAAACCGCTTTTAATTGTAGGCATGTTGTTGATGCTCTGGCAAATGGTTGCAACCTTGGGCAGCTTTCCACACTACATTTTTCCCTCACCGCAAGCTGTAGGGCAGCAGTTGTTCACACACGCTGAGCTGCTTTGGCAGCATACGCAAGTCACGTTGTTAGAAATCTGCTTAGGACTGTTGTTAGGCTTTCTGTTTGGGTTGATTTCGGCGTTGTTGCTCTCATTTTCTCGTCAAATTTCTGCCGTGTTATTGCCGATTTTGGTCATTTCGCAAGCGATTCCTGTGTTTGCTATCGCACCGTTGTTGGTGTTGTGGTTTGGCTATGGAATGGCATCCAAAATTGTGATGTCGGTGCTGATTATCTACTTCCCCGTCACGGCAGCTTGTTATGATGGACTACGCAACGCCCCGCAAGCGTGGCTCGATCTGGCGAAAACCTTTAACATTTCCCCCTTGCGTTTATTACTTAAAGTGCGATTACCTGCGGCTTTACCTGCTTTTGCTTCGGGCTTGCGAATTGCGGTTTCGGTTGCCCCGATTGGTGCGGTGGTAGGCGAATGGGTAGGTTCGTCTGAAGGGTTGGGGTATTTGATGATTCACGCCAATGCCCGAATGCAAGTCGATTTAATGTTTGCTGCCTTACTGATTTTAGTGTCAATTTCACTCTGTTTATATTTCAGTATTGATAGGCTATTACACCGTTTTATTTGGTCTGTTTAA
- a CDS encoding ABC transporter ATP-binding protein: protein MVRIQDLSLAFNGQTLFEHLNLTLLPNEWVSLLGSSGVGKSTLLRLLSGIETQGVVQGKILFEPKIRIAWMPQKETLYPWLSIVDNVQLQAVLFGRKSAKTTEKAKMLLEKVGMAAHWHKPCSQLSGGQKQRVALARTLMQEVDLILLDEPFSALDAISRHQLQGLAFELLEDKSVLLVTHDPQEALRLSHRIFVLRSPETHQTALSEVILPEGNAPRELHQANLWALQQQLLRELGGEQ from the coding sequence ATGGTGCGTATTCAAGATTTGAGTCTTGCCTTTAATGGGCAAACGTTATTTGAGCATCTTAATTTAACCCTGTTGCCGAACGAATGGGTAAGCTTGTTGGGCAGTTCAGGCGTGGGGAAATCGACACTTTTGCGACTACTGTCGGGCATTGAAACGCAAGGCGTGGTGCAGGGAAAAATCCTATTTGAACCGAAAATTCGCATTGCGTGGATGCCTCAAAAAGAGACGCTTTATCCGTGGCTATCAATTGTCGATAACGTACAATTGCAAGCGGTCTTATTTGGACGAAAATCTGCAAAAACCACTGAAAAAGCTAAAATGTTGCTTGAAAAAGTGGGAATGGCAGCACATTGGCACAAGCCTTGTTCGCAACTTTCAGGCGGGCAAAAACAGCGGGTTGCCTTGGCACGCACCTTAATGCAAGAGGTAGATTTGATTTTGCTAGATGAGCCTTTTTCCGCTCTTGATGCCATCAGTCGCCATCAACTTCAAGGTTTAGCCTTTGAACTGCTCGAAGATAAATCAGTGCTGCTCGTGACCCACGATCCGCAAGAGGCGTTGCGACTAAGCCATCGAATTTTTGTGTTGCGTTCGCCTGAGACTCATCAAACAGCATTGTCGGAGGTAATTCTTCCCGAAGGGAACGCTCCGCGTGAGTTGCATCAAGCCAATTTATGGGCGTTGCAGCAGCAATTATTGAGAGAATTAGGGGGCGAACAATGA
- the efp gene encoding elongation factor P, which translates to MATYTTSDFKPGLKFMQDGEPCVIVENEFVKPGKGQAFTRTRIRKLISGKVLDVNFKSGTSVEAADVMDLNLTYSYKDDAFWYFMHPETFEQYSADAKAVGDAEKWLLDQADCIVTLWNGAPITVTPPNFVELEIVDTDPGLKGDTAGTGGKPATLSTGAVVKVPLFVQIGEVIRVDTRSGEYVSRVK; encoded by the coding sequence ATGGCCACATATACTACCAGTGATTTCAAACCGGGTCTAAAATTTATGCAAGACGGCGAGCCTTGTGTAATCGTTGAAAATGAATTTGTAAAACCAGGTAAAGGTCAAGCATTCACTCGTACTCGTATTCGTAAATTAATTTCAGGCAAAGTATTAGACGTAAACTTTAAATCTGGCACCTCAGTTGAAGCGGCTGATGTTATGGATCTTAACTTAACTTATTCATACAAAGACGATGCGTTTTGGTACTTCATGCACCCAGAAACATTTGAACAGTACTCTGCAGATGCAAAAGCTGTAGGCGATGCAGAAAAATGGTTATTAGACCAAGCAGATTGTATCGTGACTTTATGGAACGGCGCACCAATTACTGTTACTCCACCAAACTTTGTTGAATTAGAAATCGTCGATACAGACCCAGGCTTAAAAGGCGATACCGCAGGTACTGGCGGTAAACCAGCAACATTAAGCACTGGCGCAGTAGTAAAAGTTCCTCTTTTCGTTCAAATCGGCGAAGTTATCAGAGTTGATACCCGCTCTGGCGAATACGTCTCTCGCGTAAAATAA
- the epmB gene encoding EF-P beta-lysylation protein EpmB, whose protein sequence is MRILTQEPVIREEQNWLTILKNAISDPKLLLKALNLPEDDFEQSIAARKLFPLRVPQPFIDKMEKGNPQDPLFLQVMCSDLEFVQAEGFSTDPLEEKNANAVPNILHKYRNRLLFMAKGGCAVNCRYCFRRHFPYDENPGNKKSWQLALDYIAAHSEIEEVIFSGGDPLMAKDHELAWLIKHLENIPHLQRLRIHTRLPVVIPQRITDEFCTLLAETPLQKVMVTHINHPNEIDQVFTNAMQKLNAVNVTLLNQSVLLRSVNDDAQILKILSDKLFQTGILPYYLHLLDKVQGASHFLISDIEAMQIYKTLQSLTSGYLVPKLAREIAGEPNKTLYAE, encoded by the coding sequence GTGCGTATTTTAACCCAAGAACCCGTCATTAGAGAAGAACAAAATTGGCTCACAATTCTAAAAAATGCCATTTCAGATCCTAAATTGTTGCTAAAAGCCTTAAATTTACCAGAAGATGATTTTGAGCAATCCATTGCTGCGCGGAAACTTTTTCCCCTTCGCGTGCCACAACCTTTCATTGATAAAATGGAAAAAGGCAATCCGCAAGATCCGCTTTTCTTGCAAGTGATGTGTTCTGATTTAGAGTTTGTACAAGCGGAAGGATTTAGTACAGATCCATTAGAAGAAAAAAATGCCAATGCGGTGCCGAATATTCTTCATAAATATAGAAATCGCCTACTTTTTATGGCAAAAGGCGGTTGTGCAGTGAATTGTCGTTATTGTTTTCGCCGACATTTTCCTTACGATGAAAATCCAGGAAATAAAAAAAGCTGGCAGCTGGCATTAGATTACATTGCAGCGCATTCTGAAATTGAAGAAGTGATTTTTTCTGGTGGCGATCCTTTAATGGCGAAAGATCACGAATTAGCGTGGCTAATAAAACATTTGGAAAACATACCGCACTTACAACGTTTGCGTATTCACACCCGTTTGCCTGTTGTCATTCCGCAACGAATTACTGATGAATTTTGCACTTTACTAGCAGAAACTCCTTTGCAGAAAGTTATGGTGACACACATTAATCATCCAAATGAAATTGATCAAGTTTTTACTAATGCGATGCAAAAATTAAATGCCGTGAATGTCACGCTTTTGAATCAATCTGTTTTGCTAAGAAGCGTGAATGATGATGCGCAAATTCTAAAAATATTGAGCGATAAACTTTTTCAAACAGGAATTTTGCCTTATTACTTGCATTTGCTAGATAAAGTGCAAGGGGCGAGCCATTTTCTGATTAGCGATATTGAAGCTATGCAAATCTATAAAACCTTGCAATCTCTGACTTCTGGCTATCTTGTTCCTAAACTTGCACGAGAAATTGCGGGCGAGCCAAATAAGACTTTATACGCAGAATAA